The Pseudomonas graminis region TCAGGACGTGATGTTGAAATTCAACCTGACCTCGCTGCACGGCAAGCGCTCGACTCACCCTGCGTACTTCCCCGGTGCATTGCTGACCCTGACGATCTACATCTGGGTCAACGGGCCGATCTACGTCGACACCTACGATCTTGCAGGTGAGCTGACCATTGAAGACCGCACTGGCAAGACGCTGGCCAAAGCCATGGAGAGAGTCGACGAGCCCCACAATGTCGGCCTGTATGACGCCGACTACGCCGCGCCCGGCCTGGGCAGTCGACAGCTCCGTGACCTGATCGCCAAGCTGACCGATGCCGCAGTCACTCAATTGAATACCCGTTGAAAGGAATCAGAACACCATGAAATCCATGATTAAAGCGCTGGTGTTGATACTCGGCGTATCGCTGGGCGGCTGCGTGTCCTACTCGCAACATGATTTGCCGGCCGTGGAAAACTGGCCGCTGGCAAGCCAGCAAAAATCGACTAAGCCTGCGGCGTATGTGCGCTTTACGGCGCTCCACACATTTAACGGCGAGCAGAGAGCCGGCGGCACCAATGTCAGTGCCTGGGAGAAGGTGTTAATCGACAACTTCAACCAGTCGGGGCGTTTTCAGCGTGTCACGACTGACAAGGTAGAGTCCGACGTTTACGTGTATGCCAGCTTACGCAATGAAGAAACCGGCAACACGGGCAGTGCCATTCTGTCCGGCATCACGTTATTGGTGATCCCGACCGTTGCCCACAACCGGCTGGTGCTGGAAACGGTCTACAAAGACCGCGATGGGAAAGTATTGGGGCGGATCGAGAAAAGCGAAACCGTGACGACCTGGATGCAACTGCTGCTGGTGTTCGCGCTGCCGTTCAACCAGTCGGCCGAGGGCGTCATTCAGCACCTGACCCAGAGCACGCTTGAGGAAGCCGTCAGGCAAAAACTGATTTAACCCATCAGGTGCCGGAATCCGCCCGGCGCCTCTCTCAGAATCAGCCCCCCATCAGCGCGCCCAGCTCGCGCTCCAGTTCATCGTGATCGGCAATATTGAGCTCGATAAGTCGACGCAGGTGCGTCACTGAGTCGAGCTCAATGTGCTTGCAGACAAACCCCAGGTGATTGTGGTCGTCGTGGGTCAGCTGCACTTCCATCACGACATCAATGCCCTCCTGCAACTCGATGTCGACCATGAAACGCTCATTGGTATCGCCTCCCCACGGCGAGGGCTTCTCGATCAGCAGTCCCTTGAGCGACAGGTCGATCAACTGAACCGTCCAGGTCTGGTCGCCTTGGTTGAGTATGGTTTTCGCGTCGAATGCAACGCGTTTGAAGCGACGACGTTCTGTGTGGTTATCGGTCATTACGCAACTACTCCTTTAGCGCCTCAAGCGCCCGCTGCACTGACTATAGGACAAATATCGCGCTAGACCATCGTGGGGGTAGCCTTTCGCTCGGGCGGCGCTAAACTCCGCTTGCTGAACAACAATAAGTCCACTCAGTTGGAAACAAAAAAATGAAAAACAATAATGGTCTGCTGCGCCACGTGCCCTGGCTGATTGTTGCGATCCTTGGGGCCTGGGCTCTGGGAGTGGTTGCATTGCGTCGCGGGGAGGCGATCAACGCACTCTGGATTGTGGTGGCCGCAGTGGCCATTTATCTGGTCGCTTATCGCTACTACAGCCTGTTCATCGCTACCAAGGTCATGCAACTCGACCCGACCCGGGCCACCCCTGCGGTGCTCAAGAACGACGGGCTCGACTACGTTCCTACCAACAAACACATTCTCTTCGGTCACCACTTCGCTGCCATTGCCGGCGCAGGTCCCCTGGTCGGTCCTGTGCTCGCCGCGCAGATGGGCTATCTGCCCGGTACGCTGTGGCTGATTGCCGGTGTCGTGCTGGCGGGGGCGGTGCAGGACTTCATGATCCTGTTCCTTTCCACGCGCCGTAACGGTCGCTCGTTGGGCGACATGGTCCGCGAAGAAATGGGCCGCATTCCCGGCACCATCGCGTTGTTCGGCTGTTTCCTGATCATGATCATCATCCTCGCGGTGCTGGCGCTGATTGTGGTCAAGGCACTGGCCGAGAGCCCATGGGGCATGTTCACGGTCATGGCGACAATTCCGATCGCGATGTTCATGGGCATCTACATGCGCTTCATCCGCCCGGGCCGTATCGGCGAGATCTCGGTGGTGGGCGTCGTGCTGTTGCTGCTGTCGATCTGGGTCGGTGGTCTGGTCGCAGCGAGTCCTGAGTGGGCGCCGATGTTCACGTTCACCGGCGTGCAGATCACCTGGATGCTGGTCGGTTACGGGTTTGTCGCGGCCATGCTGCCGGTCTGGCTGGTACTGGCGCCTCGCGACTATCTGTCCACGTTCCTGAAAATCGGCACCATCATCGCGCTGGCGATCGGCATCCTGATTCTTGCGCCTGAGCTGAAAATGCCTGCGCTGACACAGTTCACCGACGGCACCGGTCCGGTCTGGAAAGGAACCCTGTTCCCGTTCCTGTTCATCACCATTGCCTGTGGCGCCGTCTCCGGTTTCCACGCGCTGATTTCTTCGGGCACCACACCGAAGCTGCTGGATAACGAAGTCAACGCCCGTTACATCGGTTACGGCGGCATGCTGATGGAGTCGTTCGTGGCGATCATGGCCATGGTCGCGGCTTCGGTCATCGAGCCAGGCGTGTACTTCGCGATGAACAGTCCTGCGGCGATCGTCGGCTCTGACGTCAACTCGGTCGCGCAGATGGTCAGCAGCTGGGGCTTCCTCATCACGCCGGATCAACTGACCGCTGTGGCGAAAGACATCGGCGAAAATACTGTGCTGGCCCGTGCCGGTGGTGCGCCGACACTGGCCGTGGGTATCGCGCAGATCCTGCACCAGGCCTTCCCGGGTCAGAACACTATGGCGTTCTGGTACCACTTCGCGATTCTGTTTGAAGCGCTGTTCATCCTGACCGCAGTGGATGCCGGTACCCGTGCCGGCCGCTTCATGCTGCAGGACCTACTGGGCAGCTTCGTACCTGCGCTGAAACGCACCGAGTCCTGGACCGCAAACGCCATCGGTACCGGTGGTTGCGTCGCGCTGTGGGGGTATCTGCTGTATCAGGGCGTGATCGATCCACTGGGCGGGATCAACACGTTGTGGCCACTGTTTGGTATCTCCAACCAGATGCTCGCGGGTATCGCGCTGATGCTGGCGACCGTCGTGCTGATCAAAATGAAGCGTCAACAGTACGTCTGGGTCACCATCCTGCCGGCTTCGTGGCTGCTGATCTGCACAGTGACCGCAGGCTTCATCAAGTTGTTCGACCCGAGCCCTGCGGTGGGCTTCCTGGCCCTGGCGAAGAAATACAGCGCGGCGGCAGATGCCGGTCAGGTGCTGGCGCCGGCCAAGACCATGGACCAGATGCAGCACGTGATCTTCAATGCCTACACCAACGCCACCCTGACCACGCTGTTCCTGTTCGTGGTCCTGAGCATTCTGTTCTATGCGCTGAAAGTGGGGCGTGCGGCGTGGATCAAGAAGGAGCGTACCGACAAGGAATCGCCATTCCAGGCGTTCCCGGAAACCCATTGAGTGCGCTGTAACGCGAGGAGCTGCCTATGTTCAACGATCTGAGTCGCCTGGGTAAGTATCTCGGTCAGGCCGCCCGCCTTATGGTGGGCATGCCGGATTACGACAATTACGTTGAGCATATGCAGAAGACCCACCCGGACAAGCCGGTGATGTCCTACGAAGCGTTCTTCCGGGAACGCCAGGACGCCCGTTACGGCGGGAAGGGCGGGCCCAAGTGTTGCTAATGAAGTGACCCTTGGTCATGCAGGAGTGAGCTTGCTCGCGATGCGTTAATTCAGTCGCCGCTGTACTGACTGACATTTCGAATCGCCCGCAACCTCACTCCTGTTTTTTTTTCAGCGAATCGAGGTCTTTTTTTTGTTCACACCTATCCCCGTCACCATCCTCAGCGGTTTTCTCGGCGCCGGCAAAACCACCTTGCTGCGCCACTTGCTCAAGGAAGAGCACGGCCTGAAGATCGCCGTGATCGAGAACGAATTCAGCGACGCCGGCGTTGACACCCAATTGCTGGGCGACGAGCCGGTGCAGGTGATGACCCTGTCCAACGGCTGCGTCTGCTGCACCATCCACGCCGACCTGACCAAAGCGCTGTATCTGCTGCTGGAGAGCCTCGACAGTGGCGAGATCGCGTTTGATCGGCTGGTCATCGAATGTACTGGCCTGGCAGACCCCGCACCGGTTGCGCAGACCTTCTTCATCGACGAGGATCTGCGCGAGCGCTACATCCTCGACGGCATCATTACGTTGGTCGACGCCGCCCATGCCGACACGCACCTGGAGCAGACCATCGCCCAGGCGCAGATCGGCTTCGCGGATCGTCTGCTGGTCAGCAAGACCGATCTGGTGGATGAAGCAACCTTCAATGCATTAAGCGAGCGCTTGACCCGCATCAACCGTCGCGCGCCGATCCGGGTGGTCGAGCACGGCAAGATCGATCTGGCCGAGCTGCTGGATGTGCGCGGCTTCAACCTGAACGCTGACATCGGCGGCATGACACTGCGCCCGGCAGCCCCGGCAGGCCGCTCCATCGACCGGATCAGCAGCCTGGTCCTGCGCAGTGACCAGCCGCTGGACATCGACAAGCTCAGCACCTTCATGAACGACCTGCTGGAAGAGCACGGCAAACAACTGCTGCGTTACAAAGGCGTGCTGAATATCGCCGGCGAGGATCGCAAGCTGGTCTTTCAGGGGGTGTTGAAGCTCTACGGATTTGACTTCGATGTGGAGTGGGCAGAAGGCGAGAAGCGCGAGAGCGTGATCGTGTTTATTGCTGATGAGCTGCCGGAGGACAAGATCCGATCGGGGTTTTCGAAGGTGGCGGCGGATTGACATTTTGGGATGTACACAATCCTTGTGGGCGCGAGCTTGCTCGCGAAAGTGCCAGGCCAGACAAACTCGATGGGACTGAACCGACGCCTTCGCGAGCAAGCTCGCTCCCACAGGTTTGATCTTCACTCGTCAGCTACAAAAAAGCCCGGCTCAAGAGCCGGGCTTTTTCACATCAAGCAACCGCTATCAAGCGCCGTAAACCGGCAACTTGGCGCAGATGGCCTGGACCTTCTCACGTACGGCGTTGATCACCGCTTCGTTGTTCAGGTCTGCCAGGATGTCGCAAATCCAGCCGGCCAGTTCCTTGCACTCTGCTTCCTTGAAGCCGCGGGTGGTCACGGCCGGGGTGCCGAAGCGCAGGCCGGAGGTGACGAACGGGGAGCGCGGATCGTTGGGTACCGAGTTCTTGTTCACGGTGATGAAGGCTTTGCCCAGTGCGGCGTCGGCGTCTTTACCGGAGATGTCCTGCTTGATCAGCGACAGCAGGAACAGGTGGTTTTCAGTACCGCCGGACACCACGTCGAACCCGCGCTCAATGAACACGCCGGCCATGGCCTTGGCGTTTTTCACCACTTGTTCCTGATAGGTCTTGAACTCAGGCTGCAGTGCTTCCTTGAAGCAGATCGCCTTGGCCGCGATGACGTGCTCCAGAGGACCGCCCTGGCCGCCCGGGAAAACAGCGGAGTTCAGCTTCTTCTCGATGTCGGCGTTGGCGCGGGCCAGGATCAGGCCACCGCGCGGGCCGCGCAGGGTTTTGTGAGTAGTGGTGGTGACGACGTCAGCGAATGGAACCGGGTTCGGGTAAACGCCTGCAGCGACCAGACCGGCTACGTGAGCCATGTCGACGAACAGGTAAGCGCCAACCTTGTCAGCGATGGCGCGGAAGCGCGGGAAGTCGAGGATCTGCGAGTAGGCGGAGAAACCGGCGACGATCATCTTCGGCTTGTGCTCGACCGCCAGTCGCTCGACTTCGTCGTAATCGATCAGGCCGTTGCCGTCGATGCCGTACTGAACGGCGTTGTACAGCTTGCCGGAGGAAGAAACGCTCGCACCGTGGGTCAGGTGACCGCCGTGGGCCAGGCTCATGCCCAGGATGGTGTCGCCAGCGTTGAGCAGCGCCAGGTACACCGCGCTGTTAGCCTGGGAACCTGCGTGTGGCTGGACGTTGGCGTAATCGGCGCCGAACAGTTCTTTGGCGCGGTCGATGGCCAATTGCTCAACGATATCGACGTATTCGCAGCCACCGTAGTAACGCTTGCCTGGGTAGCCTTCGGCGTATTTGTTGGTGAGGACCGAGCCCTGGGCTTCCATGACCGCCGGGCTGGTGTAGTTCTCCGAGGCGATCAGCTCGATGTGATCTTCCTGACGCTTGGCTTCCTGTTCCATGGCGGCGTACAGGTCGGCGTCGTACTTGGCGATGGTCAAATTGCGGCTGAACATGGCGGTCCTCGGGGATCGGGCAGTAGAAAAGGGGGGCATTCTAACCCATCGGGTTTTATCTGGCATATGAAAGCGGGTCATGTGCGTGATGAGCGCGATGCAAGGCTAAAGCTTAGCTGCAAGCCTCAAGCCTCAAGCCTCAAGCCGTAAGCTTCAAGCTGAATGCGGCGCGGCTTCTGCTTGTAGCTCGCCGCTTGCCGCTTGCCGCTGCTAGTCCAGCATAAACAGCGCATCGTTGCTGAACTGGGCCTCGAACCGCGCCGCCGGCATGGGGCGGCCGAACAGGTAACCCTGAACTTCATCGCAGCCATGTTCGCGCAGGAACTCCAACTGCTCGTGGGTTTCCACGCCCTCGGCGATCACCGACAGATTGAGGCTGTGGGCCATGGCGATGATTGCCCGGGCGATCTGCGCGTCCTGTTCGCCGGACGGCAGGCCATCGACGAAGGTGCGGTCGATCTTCAGTACGTCGATGGGGAACTGCTTCAGGTAGTTCAGCGACGAGTAGCCGGTGCCGAAGTCATCGACCGCGATGCTCAGGCCCAGCCGCTTGAGTCCGGCCAGGATCTGCATGGCTTCGCTCACCTCGCGCATCAGGATGCTTTCAGTCAGTTCAAGTTCGAGGCAGGCGGGCGGCAGGCCGATTTCCTGCAGAATACCGGCGATGCGCGTGCCCAACTGACCGTCCGAGAACTGCCGTGCGGAAATATTCACCGACACCTTCGGCACGCGAACCCGCGCCAGATGCCACTCGCGCAACTGGCGGCAGGCCTCCTTGAGCACCCACTCGCCGACTTCGACCACCAGCCCTAGTTCTTCCAGCACCGGGATGAAGTCTACTGGCGGCACCAGGCCACGACGCGGGTGACGCCAGCGCAGCAAGGCCTCGGCGCCGGTCAGGCGCTTGCCGTCGCCACTGAACTGCGGCTGGTAATACAGCGTGAACTCGCCCTGCTCCAAGGCATGGCGCAGGTCACTTTCCAGCTCCAGACGCTCAAGGGCGCTGGCATTCATGTCGGTCTGGTAAAACTGGAAGTTGTTCTTGCCGCGTTCCTTGGCGTGATACATCGCCGTGTCGGCGTTCTTCATCAACTGGCTCAGTTCGCTACCGTCCTGAGGGCTGAGCGCGATACCGATACTGGCTGTGACGAAAAACTCGCGGCCTTCCAGCACGAAGGGTTTCACCAGGCTGGCGAGAATCTGCTCGGCCACATGAATTGCCCGGTTCAGTGCGGCCTGTTGGGTGGGGCGGGGTTGCAGCAGCAGCGTGAATTCGTCGCCGCCCATGCGCGCAACGGTGTCGTCTTCGTCAACGCATGCGAGCAGGCGCAAAGCCATTTCCTTCAGCATGCGGTCGCCGGCGGCATGGCCCAGTGAATCGTTGATCGGCTTGAAGCGATCCAGGTCGAGGAACATCAACACCACCCAAGTGTGTTGACGCTCGGCATGTTGCAACGCGCTGTGCAGCCGATCCTGAAACAGCGTGCGGTTGGGAAGATGGGTCAGTGCGTCGTAATAAGCCAGCCGGTGAATGCGCTGCTCGCTGGCCTTGCGCTCGCTGATGTCGCTGAAAAAGCACACATAGCTGGCCAGGTCGCCCTCATCATCGAGCACCGCGGTAATCCCGACCCAAGCCGGATAGTGCTCACCGTCGCGGCGCTTGAGCCACAACTCACCCTCCCAACTGCCGCGCTGGCTCAACTGCTTGAGGATGTAACCCAGGTGCGCTGCCTGCTGGTTCTCGACGGTCAGCATCATCGGCAGTTGATCCAGCACTTGGGACACGGCGTAGCCACTGACCCGGGTGAAGGCGTCGTTGGCCTGCACGATGTAGCCCGCAGGGTCGGTGATCAGAATGGCCGAGGTCGAGTGTTCAAAGACCGTGGCCGCCATGCGCAGGTCTTTCTCGGCGCGCCGCTGCTGACTGACATCGCGTCCAACGCCGAGAACGCCTTCAAACGTTCCGGAGTCATCCCACACCAGCACCACACGAAGCTCTACGGGAATCTTGCGACCATCGGCGCGTAAGCAATCGAACAGGAACAACTGGGTGGTGATCTCCCTGCGCAGGTCCGCCAGCGCCTCGGGCTTGCTCGACGCTTTACTGATCCTCTGCAGCAGCGCATAAAAGCCGCTGAGCTGCTGAGGATTGGCGATGATTGCCCTCCAGCCGTTCTGCAGAATCCACTCGGCGCTATAACCCAGCACGGTATTGACCGAGGGGCTGAAGTAGTTGGCGTGCAACTGGCGATCGGTGGAGAAAATCACGTCGCTGATGCTTTCCGCGAGCATCCGGTATCGCTGCTCGCTTTCGCGCAGGGACTGGCTGGCCTCCACTTGGTCGGTGATGTCTTTGGCGACGCCCACGATGCGCCGGATCTGCCCGTCAGTGTCCGCCGCAAGCGCCTGTTCGCAGATATCGAAGCGACGCCAGTTGCCCTGTCGCGCGCGGAACCGCAACTGGCACTGGATCAGGTCGCTGCGGCCGTGCTCGGTGCGTGCAAGGCGCAACTGCTCATAAGCACCGATATCGTCCGGATGCAGCAGCGTTTCCCAGAAATGCTCGCCCATCTCGTCCAGCTCGGCCGACTCATAACCAAGGGCCAGGCCCAGATTATGGTTGCTGTAAATGATCCGCCGCGTGGCCGCGTCCAGAACGCAGAGATAGTCCGGCACGGTACGCACGACATCCGACCAGAACTGTTCCCGCTCCTGCAGCGACAGCTCGGCCTGCTTGCGGTTGGTGAAATCACTGATGCTGAGAATGACGGCGTTGAAATCTTCAGGTTGCTCAGGCAGGCGCATGACCAACCACAGGTGTTGGTCACCGCTTTGCGCGTCGGGGTTCAGAATTTCGAGTTCCAACTGGCGTTGACCCTCGAGGACCGCCTGGAGTATCTGCAGGCCGATGCCGTTTCCGGCGCGAGGGCAGCCTTCGATCAACTGTTGCCAGACATGTTGTGCCGAATCGGCGCGCAACAGTTGAGCGGCGACCTGATTGACCTCAGTGATGCGCAATTGCTGAAGCAGGCCGTTGATTAACTCGGGCTGGCTGCTCAGGCGTGCATTCAGTTCCTCGCCGCTGTTCACTTGCAGCTGCTTGAGGTAAGCCGGCAGGCCGGAGAGGTCCAGTACGCAGAGCGCGACCCCGGTGCCTTCAAAGATGTCTTTGTAGCGGCGACGGCTTTGATGCAGCTGCAGTTGGCGGCGGCGCAGGCTGCGCAGCGCGAACAGCGGAATAATGGAACAGAGCAGGGCGAGCAGGCATTCACCGATGAGCGGCAAGAGCTGCGCCTGCCGGGCTTTCTGCGGATCGAACAGGCCACGCACTTGCCAGTCGCTGTGGGTCAGTGGTTGCAGGTGCACGGTCTGCAACTCGTTGTCAGCGGACTGGCCGGCGCCTGGCAGGTTTTTGTAGAGGGGGCGTTGACTGCTGATATCTTCCAGCAGCCAGACGGGTTGGTAATCCAGATCGCTCTGGCGGGTCAGGGACTTCAGGATGTCGGGCTGGAGCCGCAGCGCCCAGTAGCGTTGATTGCCGGTGCCTGGCTGACGGATGAATAGATAAAACGTGGAGGCGCCTGGGTCGCTGGCATAGAAGTACGGATGGCCCTGGATGACCGAATGCATCTGGGTCAGAAAGCCGACATCACGGGTGTCACCCTCGCTTTCGGCAGTGACATTTCCGTCAATGTCGAGCCAGACCAGACTTTTAACGGCCGGCATCGATTGACCAAGGTTCGCCAGCACGGCCTCTGGATCGTCAACGGGTTGCGAAGTGTCCTGGGTTTCGTTAAGCACATTCAGCGCCACCTGAGCGTCCAGCGCCATGTTCAGGCTCAGCCGATCGGCGAGCTGCACGCTGTAGTCGATGCTGCGCTTGTGCTGGCGTTCCTGGGACTGCTGGAACTGCTCGATCATCTGCCATAACAACAGCATCAACATCATCAGAACCAGGACCGCGAGCGCACCCCTGAGCACGCCCCTTAAAGGCACGGTCGTTGCGCTATCGGATGGGCGCAGGGGTGAGATGGGGGTCGGTTTGAGCAAACTGTGATCCTGACTACTGGACTGAATCAGCATGTGCGAAACGCACTATAAGCCCGGTGCGCAAAAGGCGGCTAGCATGCCACCGAGCTGTGGCTAAGTGCCAGCGCTAATGGGCCGGACGGTTTGCCCTGTTGCGTGCATTCGGGTAGCTTTGCGCCACGCGCGACGCGCCGGTTTCTGCACGGCATGCTTGCATGATTTAAAAGGCCTGCAAGCATTGCTCCAGCTTTAATACCGGCCCTCGGAAGTTTGTCCCTGCCGCGCCGGTCTGGCTCTGATCAATTCAAGGCCCGGAATCGCGCCAAGGCAAGTTGCGGCGCGAAGATAAACGCATTTTTTGCGACGCAGCACTAAGCTCGCACCTTAATTCACAGTCTCATTCCAGGTTTTCATTCCATGGCTCAATACGTCTTTACCATGCATCGGCTGAGCAAAGTTGTTCCGCCGAAGCGGGAAATCCTGAAAAACATCTCCCTCTCGTTTTTCCCCGGCGCCAAGATCGGCGTCCTCGGCCTTAACGGCTCGGGTAAATCCACGCTGCTGAAAATCATGGCCGGTGTCGACACCGAATTTGACGGTGAAGCACGCCCGATGCCCGAGCTGAATATCGGCTACCTGCCGCAAGAGCCGCAGCTCGACCCGACCAAGACCGTACGTGAAGTGGTCGAAGAAGCTGTCAGCGTGATCAAGGACGCTCAAGCACGGCTGGACGAAGTCTATGCCGCTTACGCGGAGCCGGACGCCGATTTCGACAAGCTGGCGGCCGAACAGGCCAAGCTCGAGTCGATCCTGCAAGCCAGCGATGGCCACAACCTGGAGCGCCAGCTCGAAGTGGCCGCCGATGCGCTGCGCCTGCCGGCCTGGGACGCCAAGGTTGAACACTTGTCCGGTGGTGAGAAACGTCGCGTGGCCCTGTGCCGTCTGCTGCTGTCCGCCCCTGACATGCTGCTGCTCGACGAACCGACCAACCACCTGGATGCCGATTCCGTCGCCTGGCTCGAGCATTTCCTGCACGATTTCCCGGGCACCGTGGTTGCGATCACCCACGACCGGTACTTCCTCGACAACGT contains the following coding sequences:
- a CDS encoding PilZ domain-containing protein, which translates into the protein MTDNHTERRRFKRVAFDAKTILNQGDQTWTVQLIDLSLKGLLIEKPSPWGGDTNERFMVDIELQEGIDVVMEVQLTHDDHNHLGFVCKHIELDSVTHLRRLIELNIADHDELERELGALMGG
- a CDS encoding carbon starvation CstA family protein: MKNNNGLLRHVPWLIVAILGAWALGVVALRRGEAINALWIVVAAVAIYLVAYRYYSLFIATKVMQLDPTRATPAVLKNDGLDYVPTNKHILFGHHFAAIAGAGPLVGPVLAAQMGYLPGTLWLIAGVVLAGAVQDFMILFLSTRRNGRSLGDMVREEMGRIPGTIALFGCFLIMIIILAVLALIVVKALAESPWGMFTVMATIPIAMFMGIYMRFIRPGRIGEISVVGVVLLLLSIWVGGLVAASPEWAPMFTFTGVQITWMLVGYGFVAAMLPVWLVLAPRDYLSTFLKIGTIIALAIGILILAPELKMPALTQFTDGTGPVWKGTLFPFLFITIACGAVSGFHALISSGTTPKLLDNEVNARYIGYGGMLMESFVAIMAMVAASVIEPGVYFAMNSPAAIVGSDVNSVAQMVSSWGFLITPDQLTAVAKDIGENTVLARAGGAPTLAVGIAQILHQAFPGQNTMAFWYHFAILFEALFILTAVDAGTRAGRFMLQDLLGSFVPALKRTESWTANAIGTGGCVALWGYLLYQGVIDPLGGINTLWPLFGISNQMLAGIALMLATVVLIKMKRQQYVWVTILPASWLLICTVTAGFIKLFDPSPAVGFLALAKKYSAAADAGQVLAPAKTMDQMQHVIFNAYTNATLTTLFLFVVLSILFYALKVGRAAWIKKERTDKESPFQAFPETH
- a CDS encoding YbdD/YjiX family protein; this encodes MFNDLSRLGKYLGQAARLMVGMPDYDNYVEHMQKTHPDKPVMSYEAFFRERQDARYGGKGGPKCC
- the yjiA gene encoding GTPase — translated: MFTPIPVTILSGFLGAGKTTLLRHLLKEEHGLKIAVIENEFSDAGVDTQLLGDEPVQVMTLSNGCVCCTIHADLTKALYLLLESLDSGEIAFDRLVIECTGLADPAPVAQTFFIDEDLRERYILDGIITLVDAAHADTHLEQTIAQAQIGFADRLLVSKTDLVDEATFNALSERLTRINRRAPIRVVEHGKIDLAELLDVRGFNLNADIGGMTLRPAAPAGRSIDRISSLVLRSDQPLDIDKLSTFMNDLLEEHGKQLLRYKGVLNIAGEDRKLVFQGVLKLYGFDFDVEWAEGEKRESVIVFIADELPEDKIRSGFSKVAAD
- the glyA gene encoding serine hydroxymethyltransferase → MFSRNLTIAKYDADLYAAMEQEAKRQEDHIELIASENYTSPAVMEAQGSVLTNKYAEGYPGKRYYGGCEYVDIVEQLAIDRAKELFGADYANVQPHAGSQANSAVYLALLNAGDTILGMSLAHGGHLTHGASVSSSGKLYNAVQYGIDGNGLIDYDEVERLAVEHKPKMIVAGFSAYSQILDFPRFRAIADKVGAYLFVDMAHVAGLVAAGVYPNPVPFADVVTTTTHKTLRGPRGGLILARANADIEKKLNSAVFPGGQGGPLEHVIAAKAICFKEALQPEFKTYQEQVVKNAKAMAGVFIERGFDVVSGGTENHLFLLSLIKQDISGKDADAALGKAFITVNKNSVPNDPRSPFVTSGLRFGTPAVTTRGFKEAECKELAGWICDILADLNNEAVINAVREKVQAICAKLPVYGA
- a CDS encoding sensor domain-containing protein, with translation MSPLRPSDSATTVPLRGVLRGALAVLVLMMLMLLLWQMIEQFQQSQERQHKRSIDYSVQLADRLSLNMALDAQVALNVLNETQDTSQPVDDPEAVLANLGQSMPAVKSLVWLDIDGNVTAESEGDTRDVGFLTQMHSVIQGHPYFYASDPGASTFYLFIRQPGTGNQRYWALRLQPDILKSLTRQSDLDYQPVWLLEDISSQRPLYKNLPGAGQSADNELQTVHLQPLTHSDWQVRGLFDPQKARQAQLLPLIGECLLALLCSIIPLFALRSLRRRQLQLHQSRRRYKDIFEGTGVALCVLDLSGLPAYLKQLQVNSGEELNARLSSQPELINGLLQQLRITEVNQVAAQLLRADSAQHVWQQLIEGCPRAGNGIGLQILQAVLEGQRQLELEILNPDAQSGDQHLWLVMRLPEQPEDFNAVILSISDFTNRKQAELSLQEREQFWSDVVRTVPDYLCVLDAATRRIIYSNHNLGLALGYESAELDEMGEHFWETLLHPDDIGAYEQLRLARTEHGRSDLIQCQLRFRARQGNWRRFDICEQALAADTDGQIRRIVGVAKDITDQVEASQSLRESEQRYRMLAESISDVIFSTDRQLHANYFSPSVNTVLGYSAEWILQNGWRAIIANPQQLSGFYALLQRISKASSKPEALADLRREITTQLFLFDCLRADGRKIPVELRVVLVWDDSGTFEGVLGVGRDVSQQRRAEKDLRMAATVFEHSTSAILITDPAGYIVQANDAFTRVSGYAVSQVLDQLPMMLTVENQQAAHLGYILKQLSQRGSWEGELWLKRRDGEHYPAWVGITAVLDDEGDLASYVCFFSDISERKASEQRIHRLAYYDALTHLPNRTLFQDRLHSALQHAERQHTWVVLMFLDLDRFKPINDSLGHAAGDRMLKEMALRLLACVDEDDTVARMGGDEFTLLLQPRPTQQAALNRAIHVAEQILASLVKPFVLEGREFFVTASIGIALSPQDGSELSQLMKNADTAMYHAKERGKNNFQFYQTDMNASALERLELESDLRHALEQGEFTLYYQPQFSGDGKRLTGAEALLRWRHPRRGLVPPVDFIPVLEELGLVVEVGEWVLKEACRQLREWHLARVRVPKVSVNISARQFSDGQLGTRIAGILQEIGLPPACLELELTESILMREVSEAMQILAGLKRLGLSIAVDDFGTGYSSLNYLKQFPIDVLKIDRTFVDGLPSGEQDAQIARAIIAMAHSLNLSVIAEGVETHEQLEFLREHGCDEVQGYLFGRPMPAARFEAQFSNDALFMLD